ATTCCAGCATTATTCACCAAAATATGTAATGTACCAAATTTTTGAACCGCATATTCAATTAACGACTTTGCTTCATTTTGATTACTCACATCACATCGATATGAGCACACTTCATATCCTTCATCTGATAACTCACGTGTCGTTTTTTGTAGATTTTCTTCATTTACATCGCTAATTAATACTTTCGCCCCTAGTTTTGCATAAACCCTTGCAATCTCTTTTCCAATTCCCTGTGCAGCTCCTGTTACAACAGCTGTTTTCCCATTTAAAAACTCCATTCCTATCCCCCATTTCTATTACTTATACTGTATATTTCGGCTCCTTGCTTTCCAATTCCTCTTTGTATAAAAAAGTCTATTTGTGTCAAACTAACTTTGCAACGTCGCATAAACGCAAGGAGATTGTGTCGAATGAACAAAAAGAATTTCAAACAAAGCAAAGCAACTGATGGCATTGATGTTGAGTTCTCTCGCGAACTCGCTGACCACAATGACTTAGAAGCAAACGCACGTGCAAATGCCGCTGATGCACGTCAAAAGCGCCAATCAACCGAAAAATAAGGTACATCACAACCTTATTCTTTTCAAAAGGGACCTACTACCCAACAAAATAAACCGAGAGACATCTCTCGGTTTATTTTCTATATTTTTTTGCATAATGAGCCAAAGTAAGCAATGGATATATATGAGCATAACTATGATAACGAATATAAAACCCACCTGGTAAACCTGTTCCAGTAGGATATTTTTCATTTATATAAGAGTTGGAGAGCAAATATGAAATACCTTTTCGAATGACTGGCGTTTCTTTATCATAGTAAGAAATGAGGGCATCTAACGCCCATGCTGTTTGGGATGGTGTACTAAATGGCAAAGTAACAAATCTTTTTTCCACACTACTTTGGCAAGATTCTCCCCAGCCACCATCTTCATGCTGTATATGTTCAAGCCATAAAGCTGCTCGTTTCACTGATGGATCGCTAGATGGTATTCCTAGTGACCGTAAACCAGTCAACACTGCCCATGTCCCATATATATAACAAATTCCCCATTTCCCATACCACGATCCATTTTCCTCTTGTACATTCATTAACCAATTTATCGCACTTTGTTTTTGTTTCTCGGGCAATTCATTTTGCGTATACGTTCCGAAAAATTCTAATACCCTTCCTGTAATATCTGGTGTAGAAGGATCTGTAATCATATCACTTGCATTTTCGATTGGTAAATTTGCTAATATACGGCTCGTTACCCCTTTTTCAAAAGCCCCCCAACCACCATCATTATTTTGCAATCCTTTAACCCAATTAACCGCTCGCTTCCAAGCAGTGTCTACATTTTCGTTCCCTCTACTTCGCGCCAATGCTCTTAACGCAGCAGTTGTATCATCAATATCTGGAATCGTCGTATTCACATCCGAAAAGCCCCAACCACCCGGGAAGAGATCCGGTGCATGTACACTCCAATCTACTTTCTTCGTTTGCTGTTTTCTTAGTAAATATGCTGATGCATTGTGAATCACTTTACTTGCTTTCGGAACTTGAGCTTCTTGCAAAGCATAACTGAGTAAAGCTGTATCCCATACAGTTGATGGAGAGTTTTGCAAATGGCTCCCTCTCTCCATCTTCCATATATAAGATGTGATTCCCGTTATAGCTTTTTGAATAATTGGTGATTGAATAGAATGTCCTAATGCAAGTAAAGCATAAATCATATAAAACGAGGCAGTTGCGTAGCTATATAATGTTCCATTTTCATCAATACGCTCTTTCATAAAACGTTCTACTTCCTCATATCCTTTATGATGCAAAGAAAGTGGATACGTTATAATTTTCTTCACGTCACTTACTAACGTTTGAAAAACTGGAGACCGGTCCTCCCGAAACCATTCTCCGCCCCCGCCTGCAATGTGATTTAAATTTGGCAATAACTTTTTCCCTACTCGAAATCTTTTATTTAAACACAACATCATCGGAATTAAATGAATACGTGCTGAGCTACTCAGTTCAAAAATACTGAGAGGGGAATCATTCTGCAGAAACATAATTGGTGTTGGCAAATGAAAGAGAGAAGGATATTCATATTCTCCATGAATCGCTAATAAAAACTTCGTCATAAAATGAGCACGCGCTACCCCACCGCGCTCATTTATAAACATTTCCGCTCGCTTCATATTCACATCTTCTTTTGTATATTTTTTCGATGCAAGTAAGGCAGCATAAGATTGAATTGTAGCAGATAAATTACCACCCACTTCATCTTCATACAATTTCCATGTTCCTTCATTTGTTTGGAGTGATGCTAATCTTTTTACAAACGGTTCTATCTCTTTATCTTTACCTAATAATTTTAATAAAAAAATCATATGACAATCTGTTAGTGGCGCTCCTTCAAAACAAAACCGCCACGTACCATCTTGCCGTTGCATTGTTTGAAGTGCAGTTGTTCTTCTCGCTATTTCTTCATGCACTTTTTCATATAATAACAAGTTGCTCACCCACCCTTTCGAAATCCGTATAACGATATTCAAAAAGGTAGCTGAATATGTATAAAAACAAAGAAAAGCAGAACATATAAAATGTTCTGCTCATAAACAATACCCTACTCCGACAATAATCCCTAATAAAGCACCGACTACTACTTCATACGGTGTATGCCCAACAAGTTCATTTAACTTCTTATATTCTGTTTCTCTACCGTGAAAAAAGTCATTCAATATTTTTGCTTGTTTACTTACTGCAAGCCTTACTCCTGAAGCATCATACATAACAATAATGGCAAAAATTGTAGCAACCGCAAACATCGAGCTTTCCACGCCTTCCACTACTCCAACTCCTGTAGCAAGCGCTGTAACTGTTGAAGCATGAGAACTTGGCATCCCACCTGAAGCAAAAAACTTTGCAAAATCAAATTCACCTGTTTTAACTAATTGGAAGACTACTTTCGTTGATTGTGCTAAAAACCATGAAATTACAGCTGCCATAAGCGGATCATTATGTAAAATTGTTACCATGTACTCAACTCCTTACTGACTATGATGGAAATCTTATATAATATAAGTATAAAGAAAAATGCGTAGAAAATACTACGCATTATGATACTTTTGCTGATTTATTTTTTATAAATTTCGGTTGTTTCTGCACTAAAAACTTAGTCTTCGCTACCGAGAATACAAATAATGCAACCCATATACAGAAAAATGCAATCATATGAGTAGATGTGAAATGTTCACCAAATACGAATACACCTAAAATTAAGCTAATTGTTGGTGCAATATATTGTAAAAAACCTACCATATAAAGCGGAATAAGTTGGGCTCCTTTTGCAAAATAAAAAAGTGGTAGAGCTGTAACAATACCTGCTCCTATTAATAGTAATGTCGATAACATTGAAATAGATCCAAATGAGCCGAAACCATGGGCGCCTGTCATAACAAGGTAAATGATTGCAAGCGGTGTCACTAACATCGTTTCCATCGTAAGTCCAATTGTAGCATCATAGTTTAACAGTTTTTTCGTTAATCCGTATAATCCAAATGAAAAGGCAAGTGAAAGAGAAACCCACGGAATAGATCCGAAACGCACTGTTAAAATGATAACCCCCACTCCAGCTAAACCAACTGCAACATATTGCCAGAAGTTTAACTTTTCCTTTAAAACGACTGTACCAAGTAAAATACTAATAAGCGGATTAATATAATAGCCAAGACTCGCTTCAATAACATGATTATGATTAACGGCCCATATGTAAACAAACCAGTTTCCGCTAATCAAGACTGAAGCTATTGTTAATGACATTAATAATTTAGGTCGTTTAAAAAGATTCACAAATTCCCCAATAAACTGACGAAACCTCTTCGTAACACCTAATACGAGTAACATAAAAACAAATGCCCAAACGATGCGGTGTGCTAATATTTCATCTGCTGGAACTTCCTCAACCCATTTCCAATAAATCGGTAGGATTCCCCACATCGTGTAAGCACCAGCCGCGTATAGTATCCCTTTTTTTTGCTCTGCTGATTGACTCCCCATCTTCCTTTTTCTCCTCTTCTCATTTTTTCTCCATTATACGGTCTCACATGCTCACTTTACCAATAATCAATCTGCATTTCTTTCGACATTTCTCATACAACGAATAATAAACATACCGTTATTACAACAAGTAACGGTATGCCGAAAACAAATTTCTTTTTATGAGTTTTATGATGAAACATATACATGCCGATCCAAGCTCCAACTGCTCCTCCAGCTGCCGCCGATAAAAACAACGTACTTTCTGGCGTTCTCCACTGTTTCTTCTTTGCTTTTCGTTTATCAAGCCCCATAAGGCTAAAAGCTATAACGTTAATAATAAGAAAATAAATCCATTTCATCGCTTTCTCTCCTTATGAAAAATTCGATTAATAGTAACACGAAAAAACGACGGAAACAACTGAAGAACTCTTTTTATCCAACTAGTTTCATTCCTTTTTCTTAATTAGTTACCTTCATATTTACATAACCAACTAAAATCGCAGTTAAAGCATTTAATATAGAAAAATGTTATGAGTAGAATCTTATATTTCATTACATTCATCCACTACCATATCATCAAAAAAATTGCTCTCAATCACTTTCTCATCAAAACGAAGAACTACAATTAGCCCTACATATAAAGAAACAAAATTTAGAAACCATTCCCCATTCTCATCTTTCTTAGCTAAGCATTTAAATATCTCTTGAAATTGCATACGCTCGTCTGCAGCAACAATGGGACGTACACCAAAATATTTCAATACAAGATTCAGCTTCAGCTGTACGGATAATGATAAAATATATTTTAATAGCTTCGTATACTCTGAACTATCTTTTTGACTATACAACTTCACAAGCTTTGGATGTAAATTCGAAATCGATAATTCCTCGTCAGTCACTCTAGTTACTTCTATCGTTTCAATCATCTTTTTCATATCCATCACATTCACCCCTTCTGAAAAAATTCTAAAGCCAAAGAGTACTTAATTCAAAAATGTACAACAATTGTGCGTTTCTCGTCTCTCGTTCTTCCTCACTGACTAAATCATACTTTTTTAGGAGGTGAAAAACATCATTTAATAATTTCTGTGAATGAATACCTTGCAAAAAACTCTTTAACTCTTTAAAGATCCCTTCAGGTAAAAAATTCTTTTGACTTTCAAGCTTATTCATCACATCTTCAATAGAATGATCAATGTTACATGCCATACTAAACTTCCCCCTCTATCCTCTATAAATAATATCCTCAGCTAACGATGTAAACACTTCTCCAACAAGAGAATCTTCATCATATACAGATGAGCCATTATTTTCTTCACGTTTCGCAAAAGGTATTTTGGCAATTACTTCTGTTTGCAATTGTTCTGCAAGCATTTCGCCGCCGCCTTTTCCGAAGAGATAATTTTTCGATCCATCTTGTTCTTCATAATAAGCCATATTTTCCACAATACCTAAAATCTCATGCTTCGTATGTTTTGCCATTACACCAACTCTTGAAGCAACGAATGAAGCTATATTGTGCGGAGTTGTAACAATTATTTCTTTCGCTTGCGGAATCATCGCTGCAACATCAATCGCAACATCTCCTGTACCTGGTGGTAAATCAAGTAATAAATAATCTAATTCTCCCCAGTGCGTATTCGCAAGGAAATTTTGAATCCATTTATTTAGCATCGGTCCGCGCCACATCACTGGGTTATTTCCTTCTGTAAAGAATCCCATCGACATGATTTTAACACCGTGACTAATGACTGGAATTGCCGTTTGATCAATCATCGTTGGTTTCTTATTCGTTTCCATCATAGCTGGAATACTAAAACCATATATATCTGCATCTAATATCCCCACTTTTTTGCCCATACGAGCTAGTGCAGTTGCAAGATTAATTGTCACCGTTGATTTTCCAACTCCGCCTTTTCCGCTCGTTACCGTAATAAAACGTACTCCTGAATCCGGGCGAAGCATGCTCGGCATACCAGTTTCTGTTCTAGTATTTCGCTTTAACTTCTCTGTTAAAGCTGCACGTTCTTCTTGTGTCATAGAACCAAATGTTACCTCCACTTTAGAGGCACCAATTGCGTGAAGCGATTCTTCAATATCTTGTTGAATTTTTGCTTTTAACGGACAACCTTGGATTGTTAGTACTACTTCAAGTTTAACCTCTGTTCCGTTCATTTGTATATTTCTAACCATATTTAATTCTACAACACTTTTGTGTAACTCTGGATCCTCTACATGTTTTAATGCATTCATTATTTGTTCTTGAGTAAGCATAGAACTCATCCCTTCTCTTATTCTAATTTATATACAACATTTTCTTGGCACTTCATCTGGTGAAAAAGCTTATTATCCCCCGCTAACGGGTGGGATTAATGCGACTATATCTCCGGCTTTTATCATCTCTTCATTCATTACAAACTCTTCATTAACAGCCACCATCACTTTATCCAGCGATTGTAAACAATAGCTGGCTTTGAGCCATTCTTTTAATTGCTGCACTGTCATTTCTTGCTTTTCTGAAATTACTAATCGATCCGATCCAACTTCCTCACGCAAATTTGCAAACAGTAAAATTGTAATCATTTTCTCATTCTTCCTTCTTTGGTTTTCCTTCTGGATAAGGTGTGTTTTCAAGTTGATCTCCAACCCACATCGTTCCATCTTCCCAAAATTCTTTTTTCCAAATTGGAACGATTCGTTTTATACGTTCAATCGCGTACTCATTCGCTTCATAAGCTACTTTACGATGCGGTGATGAAACTGCAATGACTACCGCAATATCCATTATTTCTAGCCGCCCTACACGGTGCGTAATTGCTACTTTTGCATCCAGCCATCTTTCACTAATTTCTTCACCAATTCTCATAAGTTGTTTTACTGCCATCGGTTTATATGCTTCATACTCTAAATGTAGCGTTCGTTTTCCTTTTGTTAATTCTCTCACCGTACCAATAAATGTTGTAATCGCACCTGCTTCCCTTCTTGCGACTTTATTCGTTACTTCTTCAACTAAAATCGGTTTATCTACAATCTCAAATAGCACTTGTCCCATTAAAACCACCTCTCACTTTATGAAATGTCCAAGGCCATTCACTACCTTCGTTATCTTCTAATAAAAGAACATCGACAAACATATCTTTTTTATATCCTCTTGTCCCGCCCGGCAATACGATAAACGCGTTGGATTCTGCCAATGAAGAAACTGAGCTAGATTTATCAAACCCTGATGGATAAGCGATTAATTTCCCCTCATCATATTGCAATTTTGCTCGTACAAATCTTGTAAATGGATTCGGTTTTAGAAAATCTTCTCCTAATAACGCTTTTTCTCTTTTTAAATGTACTTTTTCACTAAACATATACGTCCGAATACACGGTCTTACGAATAATTCAAACCCTACGTAACAAGCTGATGGATTCCCTGATAAACCAAATAATAACTTGCCATTTAATTGTGCTACAGTCGTAACACTTCCTGGTCGCATTGCAACTTTATTAAAAAGAACAGATGCACCTAACTTTTCGTAAATAGCTGGTAAATAATCATAATCTCCTACTGATACACCGCCCGTTGTAATTAACATATCTACTTGGCCAAGCGCTTCTTTCACAGCTGTAAAACACGTATTAAAATCATCACTAAACTTCCCAAAATATTTTACTCTTCCGCCCGCTCTTCGAATTTGAGACAATATCATGTACGTATTACTGTTTCGGATTTTCCCTGGCTGTAAGGAATCATTGACATCCAGTAATTCACTCCCAGTCGCTAACAATCCAATTACAGGCTTTCTCGCAACTGGTACTTCACTATAACCGAATGTAGCAAGAAGAGCTGAAATACCTGGATTAATGTACGATCCCTTCTTTGCAAGAACGGTTCCTTTACGAGCATCTTCACCTTGAAAAGAAATATTGTCGCCCGTTTTGAATGATCGCTTCACTTCCATATAATTGTTGCCGTTCTTCTCATATTGACGAGTCAGCTCTAACATAACAACCGCATCACACCCATTCGGAATTTGTGCTCCTGTCATAATTCGAACTGCTTGAAATGGACCTACTTTCTCATGGAATAGCGATCCTGCACCAATTTCACCCACTACTTCAAATACAATTGGCGTTTCATAACTTGCTAAATTAGTATCTTCTGCTCGAATAGCAAATCCGTCATACGGCGAACGATTAAATGACGGTACATCATGGTCAGCTACTAAATCCTCTGCTAATATACGTCCATAAGCTAATTCAATTGGTAATAGCTCCTTTAAGCCCTTATCAGCAAATCCCATCACTTTACGAACAGCTTCTTCAACCGTAATTGGCACTCTTCTTTCCATTGTTGACACCCTCTCTATTAACCGAATACGCGATAATATAGTTGTTTCGCTTTCGAAATATCATTTGTACCATGAATAAAAACACGACCATCCCGAAAAAAAACGATGCGGTAATCATCGGATTGGCAAGATAGTAAATACGGATTCCGATCTACTTTTCCCAGTTTTTTTAATACTTTTTCTATATCATCAAAATTGTATTTCCTATTGTCTACTGTTCTAATTTGAACTGTATTTCTTCCGCATAGAACAGCTGCTTTCGTTTGATTTTCGTATGATAAATAAGGATAAGTTCGATTCAAACCGCATGAGAGACAAGCGTCTGTTTTTATTTTCCCTAATTTTATAAAATGATTTTGATTACTCCATATATCAAACATGAAAAATGTTTTTCTAATTGCTGAGAAATCTTCCACTAAAATTTTGAGCGCTTCTGCCACTTGATATGCTGCGACGATTTGAACAGTCGGGCTAATAATCCCAGCAGTATCACACGTCACACCTGTAACAGGGATATTTTTCAGCATACAATGTAAACACGGTGTCTCTTGCGGAATAATTATATAACTCAATACCATATGATCCAACGCAAGAACCATATACCCACGGAATATTATGTTTTTGTGATAAATCATTTATTACAAATCGAATATCAAAATTATCTGTTGCATCAATGATTACATCTACATTTTTTAATAGACCTTCCATATTTTCTGAAGTTGCATCCATTACGAAAGCATGTATTTGTACTTCCGAATTAATTTGTTCTAGCCGATTTTTTGCAGCAATTGCTTTCGGCATTTTCTCTCTCGCATCTTGTTCAGAGTACAATTGTTGCCTTTGTAAATTACTCCATTCAACGTAGTCACGATCGATAATCGTCAACTTACCAACACCTGCACGTACGAAACTTTCGGCACTTGCACTTCCTAATGCGCCTGCCCCTACAATTAACACATGTTTATTTCGAATTTTTTCTTGTCCTTTACTCCCAATTGGTTTGAACAACTGTTGTCGTGAATACCGATCAGCCATTACATACCCTTCCTCTCAAGAACTCTATTTCATATTAGAATGTTGTTTCTGATAACAAGCAAAGTAAGCAAAACCAACAAACCCAGCTCCTCCAATTACATTTCCGATAAAAACAGGAACAAAATTTTTAGCCAGATCCATCCACGTTAGATGACCAGCAAAAATAACAGCGGAAATGACAAACATATTTGCTACTACTTGCTGAAATCCAATCACTACAAATGCCATAATTGGAATCCAAATTCCGATGATTTTCCCGACAAAATCACTCGTCCCGTAAGCGAGCCAAAGAGCAAGACAAACGAGCCAATTACAACCAATTGCTAAAATCAAAGTTCTCCCAAATGATTCATGTAACTTCCCTTCCGCTATCGCTACCGTTTTATTTAAATACTCTCCCTCTGTTAATCCGCCAAGATGTCCAAAGCAATACGCAACGAAAATTGCCCCAATAAAGTTCATGAGAGTAATCCAAACCCAGTTATTCAGTACACTTATCAATGTAATTTTCTTTGCATAAAGCGCCATAGACAGTGACATCATATTTCCCGTAATTAATTCTCCTCCTGCTAATACTACGAGCATGAGTCCAACAGGAAATACCGCTCCTCCTAAAACATTCACTAGACTTCCCCAGCGCTCAGGTAAATTCCCTAAAACTCGAATGTTAAGTAAAAAACCTATCGCAATAAACGCTCCTCCTAAAAAACCGAGAATAAGCATCGCTGGCAATGTCTGTCTTACTTTTTGAACACCGGCCTCAATGACAAGCTCAGCAATTTGTTCCGGCTTATGAAATGCCATTACCCATTCCTCCATTTTCTCCAAATAAAAAAGCAGCTTCAAAAAACCTCCTCAAAATAAAGGTTTTTGAATGCTGCTTAATTTCTCTGCACATCTTTTACAGAGATATCAATCATCACTTTTACTATAAAATAGAAAATCCACAACTCTTGTAAATTTTCCATTTTTCACTATGACGCTAGCTTTATATATTAACCACCGATATGTGACATTTCAATTTTAGGTATTGTTTTCTTATTTGTATGATTTAAGCGTTCATCTGAATAACGATCTTCCCTATTATTCCATATATCGCGTACTACATCTGTAATGTCCTCATCTGTATGTTCAGAACGAAGCAATTCTCTTAAATCATTTCCTTTAGAAGCAAATAAGCAAGTATATAATTTTCCTTCTGCAGAAATACGAGCTCTCGTACATGATGAGCAAAAAGAATCTGTT
This DNA window, taken from Bacillus cereus ATCC 14579, encodes the following:
- a CDS encoding YfhD family protein — protein: MNKKNFKQSKATDGIDVEFSRELADHNDLEANARANAADARQKRQSTEK
- a CDS encoding terpene cyclase/mutase family protein yields the protein MLLYEKVHEEIARRTTALQTMQRQDGTWRFCFEGAPLTDCHMIFLLKLLGKDKEIEPFVKRLASLQTNEGTWKLYEDEVGGNLSATIQSYAALLASKKYTKEDVNMKRAEMFINERGGVARAHFMTKFLLAIHGEYEYPSLFHLPTPIMFLQNDSPLSIFELSSSARIHLIPMMLCLNKRFRVGKKLLPNLNHIAGGGGEWFREDRSPVFQTLVSDVKKIITYPLSLHHKGYEEVERFMKERIDENGTLYSYATASFYMIYALLALGHSIQSPIIQKAITGITSYIWKMERGSHLQNSPSTVWDTALLSYALQEAQVPKASKVIHNASAYLLRKQQTKKVDWSVHAPDLFPGGWGFSDVNTTIPDIDDTTAALRALARSRGNENVDTAWKRAVNWVKGLQNNDGGWGAFEKGVTSRILANLPIENASDMITDPSTPDITGRVLEFFGTYTQNELPEKQKQSAINWLMNVQEENGSWYGKWGICYIYGTWAVLTGLRSLGIPSSDPSVKRAALWLEHIQHEDGGWGESCQSSVEKRFVTLPFSTPSQTAWALDALISYYDKETPVIRKGISYLLSNSYINEKYPTGTGLPGGFYIRYHSYAHIYPLLTLAHYAKKYRK
- a CDS encoding divergent PAP2 family protein; translation: MVTILHNDPLMAAVISWFLAQSTKVVFQLVKTGEFDFAKFFASGGMPSSHASTVTALATGVGVVEGVESSMFAVATIFAIIVMYDASGVRLAVSKQAKILNDFFHGRETEYKKLNELVGHTPYEVVVGALLGIIVGVGYCL
- the rarD gene encoding EamA family transporter RarD, with product MGSQSAEQKKGILYAAGAYTMWGILPIYWKWVEEVPADEILAHRIVWAFVFMLLVLGVTKRFRQFIGEFVNLFKRPKLLMSLTIASVLISGNWFVYIWAVNHNHVIEASLGYYINPLISILLGTVVLKEKLNFWQYVAVGLAGVGVIILTVRFGSIPWVSLSLAFSFGLYGLTKKLLNYDATIGLTMETMLVTPLAIIYLVMTGAHGFGSFGSISMLSTLLLIGAGIVTALPLFYFAKGAQLIPLYMVGFLQYIAPTISLILGVFVFGEHFTSTHMIAFFCIWVALFVFSVAKTKFLVQKQPKFIKNKSAKVS
- a CDS encoding DUF1294 domain-containing protein produces the protein MKWIYFLIINVIAFSLMGLDKRKAKKKQWRTPESTLFLSAAAGGAVGAWIGMYMFHHKTHKKKFVFGIPLLVVITVCLLFVV
- a CDS encoding P-loop NTPase; the protein is MLTQEQIMNALKHVEDPELHKSVVELNMVRNIQMNGTEVKLEVVLTIQGCPLKAKIQQDIEESLHAIGASKVEVTFGSMTQEERAALTEKLKRNTRTETGMPSMLRPDSGVRFITVTSGKGGVGKSTVTINLATALARMGKKVGILDADIYGFSIPAMMETNKKPTMIDQTAIPVISHGVKIMSMGFFTEGNNPVMWRGPMLNKWIQNFLANTHWGELDYLLLDLPPGTGDVAIDVAAMIPQAKEIIVTTPHNIASFVASRVGVMAKHTKHEILGIVENMAYYEEQDGSKNYLFGKGGGEMLAEQLQTEVIAKIPFAKREENNGSSVYDEDSLVGEVFTSLAEDIIYRG
- the moaD gene encoding molybdopterin converting factor subunit 1 yields the protein MITILLFANLREEVGSDRLVISEKQEMTVQQLKEWLKASYCLQSLDKVMVAVNEEFVMNEEMIKAGDIVALIPPVSGG
- the moaE gene encoding molybdopterin synthase catalytic subunit MoaE → MGQVLFEIVDKPILVEEVTNKVARREAGAITTFIGTVRELTKGKRTLHLEYEAYKPMAVKQLMRIGEEISERWLDAKVAITHRVGRLEIMDIAVVIAVSSPHRKVAYEANEYAIERIKRIVPIWKKEFWEDGTMWVGDQLENTPYPEGKPKKEE
- a CDS encoding molybdopterin molybdotransferase MoeA — its product is MERRVPITVEEAVRKVMGFADKGLKELLPIELAYGRILAEDLVADHDVPSFNRSPYDGFAIRAEDTNLASYETPIVFEVVGEIGAGSLFHEKVGPFQAVRIMTGAQIPNGCDAVVMLELTRQYEKNGNNYMEVKRSFKTGDNISFQGEDARKGTVLAKKGSYINPGISALLATFGYSEVPVARKPVIGLLATGSELLDVNDSLQPGKIRNSNTYMILSQIRRAGGRVKYFGKFSDDFNTCFTAVKEALGQVDMLITTGGVSVGDYDYLPAIYEKLGASVLFNKVAMRPGSVTTVAQLNGKLLFGLSGNPSACYVGFELFVRPCIRTYMFSEKVHLKREKALLGEDFLKPNPFTRFVRAKLQYDEGKLIAYPSGFDKSSSVSSLAESNAFIVLPGGTRGYKKDMFVDVLLLEDNEGSEWPWTFHKVRGGFNGTSAI
- a CDS encoding formate/nitrite transporter family protein, coding for MAFHKPEQIAELVIEAGVQKVRQTLPAMLILGFLGGAFIAIGFLLNIRVLGNLPERWGSLVNVLGGAVFPVGLMLVVLAGGELITGNMMSLSMALYAKKITLISVLNNWVWITLMNFIGAIFVAYCFGHLGGLTEGEYLNKTVAIAEGKLHESFGRTLILAIGCNWLVCLALWLAYGTSDFVGKIIGIWIPIMAFVVIGFQQVVANMFVISAVIFAGHLTWMDLAKNFVPVFIGNVIGGAGFVGFAYFACYQKQHSNMK